The following are encoded in a window of uncultured Sphaerochaeta sp. genomic DNA:
- a CDS encoding ABC-F family ATP-binding cassette domain-containing protein, whose amino-acid sequence MATLQVQRVHLAFGDRDILKDVSFTLNEQSRSALAGGNGSGKSTLLKVISAQMSADDLQVSTSKNLRISYLPQSDIVFNAGTVYQEVEKAFSRFQELSREQHTIETQLADSNPTVSTEPLLHRLAEIQEYLLAQGYFSRKQTIEQVLLGLGFTMADMNRLCSEFSGGWQMRIALAKILVENPDIMLLDEPTNYLDIEAIYWLKNYLKVYEGGLMIVSHDQGFLDETVREVYELFGGTLKRYSGNYSDYIKQRELEIKQLEAAYKLQQDQLQKTEQFIEKFRYKATKSKQVQSRIKMLEKLELVEVPSHLKQLSFSFPPAPHSGNDVIIIDHLSKHYGQQVIFEDFSFLANKGERIAVTGKNGAGKSTLLRMLSGQDSEYEGTIRLGSGVSIGYFAQDTEKTLNPKNTVLEEVSSVAATNDLPKLRTYLGSFLFSGDDVFKSVSVLSGGERSRLALLKILLHPVNLLILDEPTNHLDINAKEMLLEALKQYDGTMIFVSHDAYFIEHIASKILYLTNDNPPELFEGDYSYFSYKLEQKEKVEKQSSPTTQSESKQARSYKEANRMRNRLGTLQRQSEKLLENHEKLEASIALVEAEMAKEENYSDAQTITSLVKKKETLSEQLHAEEHAWLELSEEIEELEAEIG is encoded by the coding sequence GTGGCAACCTTACAAGTCCAACGTGTACACCTGGCTTTTGGGGACAGGGATATCCTGAAGGATGTTTCCTTTACCCTGAATGAACAAAGCAGGAGTGCACTGGCAGGAGGAAACGGCAGCGGTAAATCCACGTTGCTGAAGGTGATCAGTGCTCAGATGAGTGCCGATGACCTGCAGGTTTCCACCTCCAAGAATTTGAGAATCTCCTACCTTCCCCAAAGTGATATCGTCTTCAATGCAGGCACCGTCTACCAGGAAGTGGAGAAAGCATTCTCCCGGTTCCAGGAACTGAGCAGGGAGCAACATACAATTGAAACCCAACTTGCTGACAGCAATCCTACAGTTTCCACCGAACCTCTTCTGCACCGCTTGGCAGAAATACAGGAATATCTGCTCGCACAGGGATATTTCTCGCGTAAGCAGACCATTGAACAGGTTCTTCTCGGTCTTGGATTTACCATGGCAGACATGAATCGTCTTTGCAGTGAGTTCTCAGGCGGATGGCAGATGCGTATTGCCTTGGCAAAAATCCTGGTAGAGAATCCAGATATCATGTTGCTCGATGAACCAACAAACTACCTCGATATCGAGGCCATTTACTGGCTGAAGAACTACCTGAAGGTCTACGAAGGTGGATTGATGATCGTCAGCCACGACCAAGGGTTTCTCGACGAGACAGTCAGGGAGGTCTATGAGCTGTTTGGGGGAACTCTTAAACGCTATAGCGGAAACTACAGTGATTACATCAAGCAACGTGAGCTGGAGATAAAACAACTGGAGGCTGCCTATAAGCTTCAGCAGGATCAGCTGCAGAAGACTGAGCAGTTCATTGAAAAGTTCCGTTATAAGGCAACCAAGAGCAAACAGGTGCAAAGCAGGATAAAGATGCTCGAAAAACTGGAGTTGGTGGAAGTCCCCTCCCATCTGAAGCAGCTCTCATTTTCCTTTCCCCCTGCACCTCACAGCGGCAACGATGTCATCATCATTGACCACTTAAGCAAACACTATGGGCAGCAGGTGATCTTTGAGGATTTCTCGTTTCTTGCCAACAAAGGGGAAAGAATTGCGGTTACCGGAAAAAATGGTGCCGGCAAGTCGACGCTCTTAAGGATGCTCAGCGGGCAGGACAGTGAATATGAGGGAACAATCAGATTGGGAAGTGGTGTAAGTATCGGATACTTCGCCCAGGACACAGAAAAAACGCTCAATCCCAAGAATACCGTACTGGAAGAGGTCTCCAGTGTCGCTGCAACCAACGATCTTCCAAAACTACGCACTTACCTGGGATCATTCCTGTTCAGCGGGGATGATGTATTCAAATCTGTTTCCGTATTGAGCGGAGGAGAGCGAAGCCGGCTTGCATTGCTCAAGATCCTCCTACATCCGGTCAACCTGCTGATCCTGGATGAGCCAACCAACCACCTGGATATCAACGCTAAGGAAATGCTGCTGGAGGCACTGAAGCAGTATGACGGTACTATGATATTTGTCAGTCATGATGCATATTTCATTGAACACATTGCCTCAAAGATTCTCTACCTTACAAATGATAATCCCCCTGAGCTCTTCGAAGGAGACTACTCCTATTTCTCCTACAAGCTGGAACAGAAGGAAAAGGTAGAGAAACAAAGTTCCCCAACCACCCAAAGCGAGAGTAAGCAAGCACGCTCGTACAAGGAAGCAAACAGAATGAGGAATAGGCTTGGCACGCTGCAACGCCAAAGCGAAAAGCTTCTGGAAAACCATGAGAAACTGGAGGCATCAATCGCCTTGGTGGAAGCGGAAATGGCCAAGGAAGAGAATTACAGTGACGCCCAGACTATCACCAGTTTGGTGAAAAAGAAGGAAACACTCAGCGAGCAGTTGCACGCTGAGGAGCATGCTTGGCTTGAGCTGAGCGAAGAAATAGAGGAGCTGGAGGCAGAAATTGGCTGA
- a CDS encoding Maf family protein produces MILASGSLARKALLESLGVTVKVFKTGCDETHEETDPAIATELLARRKLASFQNTHPLYEMPVLCCDTMISFQGSLIGKPKNRQEAFSQLSLFDGNMHEVHSGWALWYQERVFSGADLAVVSFKNLGPDGIASYLETEEWKGAAGSYRLQGAGRNLVERIDG; encoded by the coding sequence ATGATACTGGCAAGTGGATCATTAGCACGCAAGGCTTTGCTCGAATCACTTGGAGTGACCGTGAAGGTATTCAAAACCGGGTGCGATGAAACCCACGAGGAAACTGATCCAGCAATAGCAACAGAACTGCTTGCAAGACGAAAACTGGCATCCTTTCAGAATACTCACCCACTCTATGAGATGCCCGTTCTTTGCTGTGATACCATGATCTCTTTCCAGGGCTCCCTGATTGGAAAACCCAAGAACAGACAGGAAGCTTTCTCCCAACTGTCCCTCTTTGATGGAAATATGCATGAAGTACACTCGGGATGGGCCCTGTGGTATCAGGAAAGGGTATTCAGCGGGGCAGATCTGGCAGTGGTTTCCTTTAAAAACCTTGGTCCGGATGGCATTGCCTCTTATCTGGAGACAGAGGAATGGAAAGGAGCCGCTGGCTCCTATCGTCTCCAGGGAGCTGGACGTAACTTGGTTGAAAGAATCGATGGATAG
- a CDS encoding ISAs1 family transposase — MRFETLRMQIEDFQSSSTIKVKDAGNETRIRILKKILKLFGDVPDCRVQGRTVYPLGEVILMLFLATLAGSESCLSTQDFWMSNAKLYRRLFGKETIPSHDTFRRVLSIIRAEELNALLVSVLHNSDTAIRKALKLPTPPKRIVSVDGKQLRGTGRKAETGQEIKDLQVLNIYEQDTETCLFSEAIESKTNEIPHAQKLLARMHLKDTVVTFDAMHMQTRTIGIIAESKGDYIGGLKGNQGKAAEFARTLFTEENKQKLKGIDGCYHMTSEISHNQLEQRSFYLYPLTQSEKKGLFSEWKKVFSVVCMAKTMRHNITGKETEEIRYYLTSLKDIGDAAHCIRSHWMIENSLHWNLDTTFREDDMALSDRNAALNQSILNKACLSLYKKMSDLMGGTQKISKKRLRKIFGWNFNDAMSQALTLMDPATFAKSVEIIPRKTT, encoded by the coding sequence ATGAGGTTTGAGACACTGAGGATGCAGATAGAGGATTTCCAGTCTTCCAGCACCATCAAGGTAAAGGATGCAGGCAATGAGACGAGGATCCGCATCCTGAAGAAGATACTGAAACTGTTTGGGGACGTACCCGACTGCAGGGTCCAGGGACGGACTGTCTACCCGCTTGGGGAGGTCATCCTCATGCTGTTTCTCGCCACGCTGGCCGGGTCTGAGAGCTGCCTGTCCACACAGGATTTCTGGATGAGCAACGCCAAGCTCTACAGGCGCCTGTTCGGCAAGGAGACCATCCCCAGCCATGATACATTCAGGAGGGTCCTCTCCATCATCAGGGCCGAGGAGCTCAATGCATTGCTGGTAAGCGTATTGCACAATTCGGATACGGCAATCAGGAAGGCACTGAAACTGCCGACCCCTCCCAAGAGGATAGTGTCGGTGGATGGCAAGCAACTCAGGGGCACAGGACGCAAGGCAGAGACAGGGCAAGAGATCAAGGACCTGCAGGTCCTCAATATATATGAGCAGGATACGGAAACCTGTCTCTTCTCCGAGGCGATAGAATCCAAGACAAATGAAATCCCCCATGCCCAGAAGCTTCTCGCGAGGATGCACCTCAAGGACACGGTGGTCACCTTCGATGCCATGCACATGCAGACCAGGACCATCGGCATCATTGCCGAGTCAAAAGGTGACTATATAGGGGGCCTGAAGGGCAACCAGGGCAAAGCCGCTGAATTCGCCAGGACACTGTTTACCGAAGAGAACAAGCAGAAGCTCAAGGGTATTGATGGTTGCTACCACATGACGAGTGAGATCAGCCACAACCAGCTCGAGCAGCGGTCCTTCTATCTCTACCCACTGACCCAAAGCGAGAAGAAAGGGCTGTTTTCGGAGTGGAAGAAGGTCTTCTCCGTGGTATGCATGGCCAAGACGATGAGACACAACATCACCGGCAAGGAGACGGAGGAGATCCGCTACTACCTTACCAGCCTGAAGGACATCGGTGATGCAGCTCATTGCATACGTTCGCATTGGATGATTGAAAACAGCCTGCACTGGAACCTTGATACGACCTTTCGCGAGGATGACATGGCCCTGAGTGACAGGAATGCAGCCCTCAACCAGAGCATATTGAACAAGGCATGTCTCTCGCTGTACAAGAAGATGAGCGACCTCATGGGGGGAACACAGAAGATCAGCAAGAAAAGGCTGAGGAAAATCTTCGGCTGGAACTTCAACGATGCCATGTCCCAAGCGCTGACGCTGATGGACCCTGCCACCTTCGCGAAATCTGTGGAGATTATACCGAGAAAGACTACATAG
- the rpsB gene encoding 30S ribosomal protein S2 → MSVVTMKSLLESGVHFGHQTKRWNPKMARFIFSQRNGIHIIDLQKTSACIVEAYDAVRAIVKQGKPILFVGTKKQAQQAIEAEAKRCGMPYINNRWLGGMLTNFSTIKKSIATLKKIEKMEIDGTFESLTKKEVSLLTKQKAKLEKNLGGIKDMKELPGALFIIDTKKEAIAVTEAKRLGIPVIAVVDTNCDPTDITYPIPGNDDAIRAISLFVEIIANAVVDADNEAGIQIIEALGGDDDDDKVEETEEKAEETEEIVFSTEEGAEFSKFEEKENVEKEEETETEDETESEDLLVDEETLYKD, encoded by the coding sequence ATGTCCGTAGTAACCATGAAGAGCCTGCTCGAGTCAGGCGTACATTTCGGCCACCAGACAAAACGGTGGAACCCCAAGATGGCCCGTTTCATTTTCAGTCAGAGAAACGGCATCCATATCATTGACCTGCAGAAAACATCTGCCTGCATCGTAGAAGCATATGACGCAGTACGTGCAATTGTTAAGCAGGGCAAGCCTATTCTGTTCGTAGGTACCAAGAAACAGGCCCAGCAGGCTATTGAAGCTGAAGCAAAGCGCTGTGGCATGCCTTACATCAACAACCGTTGGCTCGGTGGAATGCTGACCAACTTCTCAACCATCAAGAAGTCCATTGCAACGCTCAAGAAGATTGAGAAGATGGAAATCGATGGTACTTTCGAATCCCTTACCAAGAAAGAAGTCTCCTTGCTTACCAAGCAGAAGGCAAAACTGGAAAAGAACCTTGGTGGTATCAAAGACATGAAAGAGCTTCCAGGAGCACTCTTCATTATCGATACCAAGAAGGAAGCTATCGCTGTCACTGAGGCAAAGCGCCTGGGTATCCCCGTTATTGCAGTCGTCGATACCAACTGTGATCCCACTGATATCACCTACCCCATCCCCGGAAACGATGACGCTATCCGTGCCATCAGCCTCTTTGTTGAAATCATTGCAAACGCAGTTGTCGATGCTGACAATGAAGCTGGCATCCAGATCATTGAAGCCCTTGGTGGTGATGATGATGACGATAAGGTAGAAGAGACCGAGGAAAAGGCAGAAGAAACCGAAGAAATTGTCTTCTCCACTGAAGAGGGTGCCGAATTCTCCAAGTTCGAAGAGAAAGAGAACGTAGAGAAGGAAGAAGAGACAGAAACTGAGGATGAAACTGAATCAGAAGACCTCCTCGTTGACGAAGAAACCCTGTACAAAGACTAA
- the tsf gene encoding translation elongation factor Ts, whose amino-acid sequence MAITAEVVKKLRDITGAGMMDCKKALTQSNGDFAAAEKILKEMGLAAVAKRQDRATNNGRVFVKVGKDKAVMVELSCETDFVASNDQFAELGDNICAVALEKGYSEINEELEGMVTDLITIIKENMALKQLHVFDIGENEFASTYVHGNGALAVLVMFKSDDKKIFENDMVKEFANDCALHVAAFTPSYLNTDAVDADYIKEQTEIFTAQAEKLGKPAKVIEGIVKGKLNKHLSEICFLQQPFVKDDSMSVEKKANEVGKAAGASLEIVNYAFLRAGAASCSV is encoded by the coding sequence ATGGCAATTACCGCTGAAGTAGTAAAAAAACTGCGCGATATAACCGGCGCAGGAATGATGGATTGCAAGAAGGCACTGACCCAGTCAAACGGCGACTTCGCCGCTGCTGAGAAGATTCTTAAAGAGATGGGTCTCGCCGCTGTTGCAAAGCGCCAGGACCGCGCAACCAACAACGGTCGTGTGTTCGTGAAAGTCGGGAAAGACAAGGCTGTCATGGTTGAGCTTTCCTGCGAAACAGACTTTGTTGCCAGTAATGACCAGTTTGCTGAACTCGGAGACAACATTTGCGCAGTAGCACTTGAGAAAGGCTACAGTGAGATCAACGAGGAACTGGAAGGCATGGTCACTGATTTGATCACCATCATCAAGGAAAACATGGCGCTCAAGCAGCTTCACGTTTTCGATATTGGGGAGAATGAGTTTGCCAGCACCTATGTCCACGGTAATGGCGCTCTTGCTGTCCTGGTAATGTTCAAGTCTGATGACAAGAAGATTTTCGAGAATGATATGGTCAAGGAGTTCGCCAACGATTGTGCATTGCATGTTGCTGCGTTCACCCCTTCCTATCTCAATACCGATGCTGTTGATGCTGACTATATCAAGGAACAGACTGAGATCTTCACTGCACAAGCTGAGAAGCTTGGCAAGCCTGCAAAGGTTATCGAAGGTATCGTCAAGGGCAAGCTGAACAAGCACCTCAGCGAGATCTGCTTCCTGCAGCAGCCGTTCGTGAAGGACGACTCCATGTCTGTAGAGAAGAAGGCAAATGAGGTTGGCAAGGCAGCTGGTGCTTCCTTGGAAATCGTTAACTATGCATTCCTGCGCGCTGGTGCTGCATCCTGCAGCGTCTGA
- the frr gene encoding ribosome recycling factor, with amino-acid sequence MQQVLDTCESKMQKSLESLSRDFAGLRTGRASASLLEKIRVDYYGAETPINQVATISIPEARTIVIQPWDKSVLGAIEKAILKSDLGLPPNNDGKLIRLNFPPLNEERRKQLVKNAKSTAEQSKVAIRNIRREAIDELKKMQKNGDISEDELKDGESKIQKMTDSHVEQITSLSDEKEKEIMEI; translated from the coding sequence ATGCAACAGGTATTGGACACATGTGAAAGTAAGATGCAAAAGAGTCTTGAGAGTCTCTCAAGAGATTTTGCCGGTCTGCGCACTGGTCGAGCTTCAGCCTCTTTACTGGAGAAGATTCGAGTAGACTATTATGGTGCAGAAACGCCGATCAACCAGGTCGCAACCATCAGCATTCCTGAGGCTAGGACAATCGTAATCCAACCTTGGGACAAGAGTGTTCTCGGTGCAATTGAAAAGGCTATCCTCAAGAGTGATCTTGGGCTTCCCCCGAACAATGATGGAAAATTGATCAGATTGAATTTCCCACCATTGAACGAAGAGAGACGCAAACAGCTGGTGAAAAACGCCAAATCTACTGCTGAGCAAAGCAAGGTCGCTATCCGAAACATCAGGCGTGAAGCGATTGATGAGCTGAAGAAGATGCAGAAAAATGGCGATATCAGCGAGGATGAGCTTAAGGATGGTGAAAGCAAAATCCAGAAAATGACAGACTCTCATGTCGAACAGATCACCTCCCTCTCCGATGAGAAGGAGAAGGAAATAATGGAGATCTAA
- the uppS gene encoding polyprenyl diphosphate synthase, which produces MERKPVVPVHLGIIMDGNGRWAQKRSLPRTAGHLEGLKAVKRVIREASEQGIGFVTFYAFSTENWKRSEQEVSYLMHLFVSKLHGEIGYYNRHGIRILVRGDLRGLPAQVQQAVATTVQETSNNTTITAIIALNYGGRDEICRAVNQFMAIHPGEAITEASLATNLDLPHIPPVDMIVRSANEKRLSNFLLWDSAYAELAFYEKLWPDWDAEDIQRICKDYGKRVRKFGGVQ; this is translated from the coding sequence ATGGAGAGAAAACCTGTTGTCCCTGTCCATCTGGGAATAATCATGGATGGTAACGGTCGTTGGGCGCAAAAACGCTCACTGCCAAGAACCGCCGGACACCTGGAAGGATTGAAAGCTGTTAAACGGGTCATCCGTGAAGCTTCCGAGCAGGGCATCGGGTTTGTCACATTTTACGCTTTCTCTACGGAGAACTGGAAACGAAGTGAGCAAGAGGTTTCGTATCTGATGCATCTCTTTGTTTCCAAGCTCCATGGAGAGATTGGTTACTACAATCGTCATGGTATCCGCATTCTGGTACGAGGAGATCTCAGAGGACTCCCTGCACAAGTGCAACAGGCTGTAGCTACCACTGTCCAAGAAACAAGCAACAATACAACAATTACTGCAATCATTGCGCTCAATTATGGTGGACGGGATGAAATCTGTCGGGCTGTTAACCAATTCATGGCAATCCATCCCGGAGAGGCGATTACAGAAGCTTCGCTTGCCACCAATTTGGACTTGCCTCACATCCCCCCAGTCGATATGATAGTGAGAAGTGCAAATGAAAAACGTTTGAGTAATTTTCTGCTCTGGGACAGTGCATATGCTGAACTTGCATTCTACGAGAAATTATGGCCTGATTGGGATGCAGAAGACATCCAGAGAATCTGCAAAGATTATGGGAAACGGGTTAGAAAATTTGGGGGGGTACAATGA
- a CDS encoding phosphatidate cytidylyltransferase, which yields MGKRVLTTVITLPTLFIIIFLLPHNSYLALSLLAVVTATYGAKELKGLYEKAENTTLHISPCGIGLLPLAQWIEIAHAPNLPLVDLTVVLLALFFFSMELRHGDKDSFAKSLSRIGGESLLILYPGILITFIQRILTLPHPSASLILFFLLVFGNDIFAFVFGMSMGRNNKGIIKVSPNKSLAGFIGGTLSAMVLAVLFCLFVPGIKEDISIWMALVLGFATSSAANIGDLIESAFKRSAQVKDSGFLIPGRGGLLDSIDSMLASAPIFWLLLTIF from the coding sequence ATGGGAAAGCGGGTTCTCACCACAGTAATAACTCTTCCAACACTTTTTATCATTATTTTCTTATTACCCCATAACTCCTATCTGGCACTCTCCCTATTGGCTGTGGTGACCGCAACCTATGGTGCGAAAGAATTGAAGGGGTTGTACGAGAAAGCAGAAAACACCACGCTTCATATTTCCCCTTGTGGTATTGGGTTACTTCCCCTCGCTCAGTGGATTGAAATTGCCCATGCACCAAACTTGCCCTTGGTGGATCTGACCGTTGTCTTGTTGGCTCTCTTTTTCTTCAGCATGGAACTACGACATGGGGACAAGGATTCATTTGCAAAATCACTCTCCCGAATTGGAGGAGAGAGTCTACTTATCCTGTATCCTGGAATACTCATTACATTCATCCAACGAATCCTTACGCTACCCCATCCATCTGCATCCTTGATTTTGTTCTTCCTGCTGGTCTTTGGGAATGATATCTTCGCCTTCGTCTTCGGCATGTCCATGGGAAGAAACAACAAGGGAATAATCAAGGTTAGCCCGAACAAGAGTTTGGCAGGATTTATCGGAGGAACCCTCAGCGCCATGGTTCTTGCTGTACTGTTCTGCTTATTTGTACCAGGCATCAAAGAGGATATTTCCATCTGGATGGCTTTGGTTTTAGGATTTGCAACCTCATCTGCTGCCAATATTGGAGATTTGATTGAGAGCGCCTTCAAACGTTCTGCACAGGTCAAGGACAGTGGATTCCTTATTCCAGGCCGAGGAGGCCTATTGGACTCCATCGACTCAATGCTCGCCAGTGCTCCGATCTTCTGGCTCTTGCTCACGATTTTCTAA
- the dxr gene encoding 1-deoxy-D-xylulose-5-phosphate reductoisomerase yields MKRIIILGCTGSIGTTTLQAIRRKTLPFKVVGLSSNTRSEELLSLAHEFQAEAICTTGSSLTGIEGMRAFTGFDGLEEMLHSLEADMVLNAIAGFEGLKASLSALRSGFDLALANKESVVCAGSYLFDVANQHGASIIPVDSEHSAIWELLKGKDPNSISSLILTASGGPFRTLPKKEFASITVEKALAHPTWNMGKKISIDSATLANKALEVIEASYLFNVAADKIEVVIHPESIVHSMVRTIDGAVYAQMGNPDMTLPIINALGDGHASLVSPLDFTNLTLHFSKPDYERFPLLSLAFSILKRGGSSALAFNAADEIAVHAFLKGAISYPKMIEVVQRTLEHAWSESVGSFEETLALDKQARNIARSYL; encoded by the coding sequence ATGAAACGGATAATTATCCTTGGCTGTACCGGTAGTATCGGTACCACTACACTTCAGGCAATCCGAAGAAAAACCCTCCCCTTCAAAGTGGTGGGCCTTTCCAGCAATACTCGATCAGAAGAATTGCTCTCCCTGGCCCATGAATTCCAGGCAGAAGCAATTTGTACCACTGGATCTTCCTTAACAGGAATTGAGGGAATGAGAGCCTTTACAGGGTTCGATGGCCTGGAAGAGATGTTGCACTCTCTTGAAGCAGATATGGTACTCAATGCCATTGCGGGATTTGAAGGGCTTAAAGCCTCCCTGTCTGCACTCAGAAGTGGATTTGATCTAGCTCTTGCAAACAAGGAGAGTGTGGTATGTGCAGGGTCCTATCTTTTCGATGTTGCTAACCAACATGGGGCATCCATCATTCCTGTAGACAGTGAACACTCTGCCATCTGGGAATTGCTGAAAGGAAAGGACCCCAATTCAATCTCTAGTTTGATCCTTACCGCTAGTGGAGGTCCTTTCAGGACTCTGCCAAAGAAGGAATTCGCTTCCATCACTGTTGAAAAAGCTCTCGCCCATCCTACATGGAATATGGGAAAGAAGATAAGCATCGACAGTGCAACCTTAGCAAACAAGGCCCTTGAGGTAATTGAGGCCTCATACCTCTTCAATGTTGCTGCCGATAAAATTGAAGTGGTAATCCACCCAGAGTCCATTGTACACTCCATGGTACGAACCATAGACGGTGCAGTGTATGCACAGATGGGTAATCCAGATATGACACTCCCGATCATCAATGCACTGGGAGACGGTCATGCATCACTTGTCTCTCCATTGGATTTCACCAATCTCACGCTACACTTCTCCAAGCCCGACTATGAGCGCTTCCCACTCCTTTCCTTGGCGTTCTCCATCCTCAAACGAGGTGGTTCCTCTGCTCTTGCCTTCAATGCAGCAGATGAGATAGCAGTACATGCCTTTCTGAAAGGAGCTATTTCTTATCCCAAGATGATCGAGGTAGTCCAGAGGACGCTGGAACATGCATGGAGTGAGAGCGTAGGTAGTTTTGAAGAGACCCTCGCCCTTGACAAACAAGCCCGGAATATTGCAAGAAGTTACTTATGA
- the rseP gene encoding RIP metalloprotease RseP, with protein MSGIAAILMKYLIGLVGITIVVVIHEIGHLVTAKLNGIDVEVFSFGLGPKLLATQHKGTEYRISLFPLGGYCRLKGSDDLSQALIHKQKYFMHTEEGSLFSAHPARRVLTYLSGPIANLLFAALLYAILGSLPTQVITNEAVVATTSEYPSLFDNQESAAYEAGIRKGDKIVALGGVPVSDWQDLETLLVGSQGIEQFNILREGRTINIEVQGTPKPDGGFRYGLTPIQKLEVGSVRYGSPAYSEGLQEGDVIVSVEDIPVMNQLDLLTVLDNHTGDEISFTVVDTNGKERDLHFIPGSNERGAIVLGFSLAVETKEGVKERFSIIGGIRKGWNVAEETIASLRNLISRRDADLRSEVTGMARSALMIGDITTLGFESSTVSGIRGLLYLMGVVSISLAVVNLLPIPAFDGGQVIIAGLEWITGKQMKPRTYYHLQLMGVAFVIVLFLILTLADVRHLLALRR; from the coding sequence ATGAGTGGAATAGCTGCCATCCTTATGAAATATCTCATAGGATTGGTTGGAATAACCATCGTAGTGGTCATCCATGAAATCGGTCATCTGGTTACCGCAAAACTCAATGGGATAGACGTCGAGGTGTTCTCATTCGGTCTTGGCCCCAAGCTCCTTGCTACCCAGCACAAAGGCACTGAATACCGGATAAGCCTATTCCCATTGGGTGGGTATTGCCGGCTCAAGGGGTCTGATGACTTGAGCCAGGCACTGATCCACAAACAGAAATATTTCATGCACACTGAGGAAGGGTCGCTCTTCTCTGCCCACCCGGCACGAAGGGTCCTTACCTATCTCAGTGGACCAATCGCCAACCTTCTTTTTGCTGCCCTCCTGTATGCCATACTTGGCAGCCTGCCAACACAGGTCATCACCAATGAGGCAGTGGTTGCCACCACTTCTGAATACCCTTCCCTATTCGATAACCAGGAAAGCGCAGCCTATGAGGCCGGGATACGAAAAGGTGATAAGATCGTCGCCCTGGGTGGAGTGCCCGTTTCCGACTGGCAGGATCTTGAGACACTGCTCGTAGGAAGCCAGGGAATTGAGCAATTCAATATCCTACGAGAAGGAAGAACCATCAATATCGAGGTACAGGGAACCCCAAAACCTGATGGCGGGTTCCGTTATGGATTGACCCCGATACAGAAGCTGGAGGTAGGATCAGTACGCTATGGTAGCCCTGCCTACAGCGAAGGTTTACAAGAAGGAGATGTAATAGTTTCTGTTGAAGATATCCCTGTCATGAACCAACTCGATCTGCTTACCGTATTGGACAACCATACAGGGGATGAGATTTCATTCACTGTTGTTGACACAAACGGTAAGGAAAGGGATTTACACTTCATACCAGGCAGCAATGAGAGAGGAGCAATCGTTCTTGGGTTCTCACTCGCTGTAGAGACTAAAGAGGGCGTAAAGGAGCGCTTCAGTATCATAGGGGGGATTCGAAAGGGGTGGAATGTTGCAGAAGAGACCATTGCATCACTGCGCAATTTGATCTCGAGAAGAGATGCAGACCTACGCTCGGAAGTTACGGGCATGGCCCGTTCCGCTCTGATGATCGGCGATATCACCACCCTCGGGTTTGAGAGCAGCACAGTAAGTGGTATACGAGGATTGTTGTATCTCATGGGAGTGGTTTCCATCTCCCTTGCAGTGGTCAATCTACTCCCTATCCCTGCCTTCGATGGTGGACAGGTTATCATTGCTGGACTGGAGTGGATAACCGGAAAACAGATGAAACCAAGAACCTACTATCATCTCCAGCTCATGGGAGTTGCCTTTGTCATTGTACTATTCTTGATTTTAACGCTTGCTGATGTGAGGCATCTCCTTGCCCTTAGGCGTTAG